Proteins encoded together in one Nitrospinaceae bacterium window:
- the cofE gene encoding coenzyme F420-0:L-glutamate ligase, whose product MNSVELIPLAGIPEVRAEDNLSEIILSAIGESGLTFLKGDILAIAQKIVSKAEGRYVRLSEIEPSEEATHIAERDGRDARLVEVVLRESNEIVIASNKALIVEHRSGAVCAHGGVDHSNLAGDADQVLLLPEDADASARKMRKELEKKIGFPPAVLIVDTQGRAFRSGVVGVSIGCAGIEPLVDMRGELDRSGQRLEITQVAQADEIAAATSIIMGQGAESIPVVIVRGYAYHPGENSASRLFRKKEDDLFRQ is encoded by the coding sequence ATGAATTCAGTCGAACTTATACCGCTGGCAGGTATCCCCGAAGTGCGAGCCGAGGATAATCTCTCCGAAATTATCCTTTCCGCCATTGGCGAGTCTGGTCTAACTTTCCTTAAGGGAGACATTCTCGCGATTGCCCAAAAAATCGTAAGCAAGGCCGAGGGACGTTACGTTCGCCTATCCGAAATCGAGCCCTCGGAAGAAGCTACTCATATCGCCGAGCGTGACGGCAGGGACGCGCGACTTGTCGAAGTTGTTTTGCGTGAATCCAATGAAATTGTAATCGCCTCTAACAAAGCCTTGATTGTCGAGCATCGCTCTGGTGCCGTATGTGCCCATGGTGGTGTTGACCATTCCAATCTCGCAGGGGATGCAGACCAAGTCCTTCTTCTTCCCGAGGACGCGGACGCATCCGCTCGAAAAATGAGAAAGGAGCTGGAAAAGAAAATCGGTTTCCCCCCGGCTGTACTGATAGTGGATACACAGGGACGCGCTTTTCGAAGCGGTGTAGTCGGTGTTTCCATCGGCTGTGCCGGAATCGAACCGCTAGTGGATATGCGCGGGGAACTTGATCGTTCGGGACAAAGACTTGAAATCACACAGGTCGCCCAAGCTGACGAAATTGCCGCAGCAACCAGCATCATCATGGGACAGGGAGCAGAAAGCATTCCCGTCGTCATCGTACGTGGCTACGCATATCACCCCGGCGAGAACTCTGCTTCCCGTTTATTTCGAAAAAAAGAAGACGATCTTTTCAGGCAATAG
- the cofC gene encoding 2-phospho-L-lactate guanylyltransferase, protein MDSQHSCIALVPARDFRTGKSRLAGTLNDDARCELGKWMFERVLDAAAAASGIDTISVLSDGDLALSLAESKGAVAHKCPGIDLNADLEAGRKWAVEKNAEMILVIPADLPALAPSDIEAILDLATRNTNPGGCSVITPSPDGGTNGLLLRPPGEMPFVFGPNSFARHRSAAIDNSIQPVLFENPGFYFDIDTASDLVLLAERGIEVPEWLSAISHA, encoded by the coding sequence ATGGACTCTCAACATTCATGCATCGCGCTTGTGCCGGCGAGAGATTTCAGAACAGGGAAATCACGTCTGGCTGGCACCCTGAACGACGATGCACGATGCGAGCTTGGGAAATGGATGTTTGAGCGCGTTCTGGATGCTGCCGCAGCGGCCTCGGGCATCGACACCATCTCCGTTTTAAGTGACGGGGACTTAGCGCTCTCTCTCGCGGAATCAAAAGGCGCCGTGGCTCATAAGTGTCCAGGAATTGATCTGAATGCCGACCTGGAAGCGGGAAGGAAATGGGCGGTCGAAAAGAATGCGGAGATGATTTTGGTCATTCCCGCCGATCTTCCCGCTCTCGCACCCTCGGATATTGAGGCGATACTCGACCTGGCGACTAGAAATACCAACCCCGGCGGATGTTCAGTGATTACGCCCTCTCCCGACGGCGGGACAAATGGCCTTCTGCTTCGCCCGCCCGGTGAAATGCCCTTCGTTTTTGGGCCAAACAGTTTCGCCCGACATCGTTCAGCAGCCATCGACAACTCTATCCAACCTGTCTTATTTGAAAATCCAGGATTTTATTTCGACATCGATACGGCCTCAGACCTAGTCCTCCTCGCAGAAAGAGGCATCGAGGTTCCGGAATGGCTGTCGGCGATCAGTCACGCATGA
- a CDS encoding 2-phospho-L-lactate transferase, translating to MSAEGPVVALAGGVGGAKLAVGLAKALPSGALTVIVNTADDLTLHGLHISPDLDTVMYNLAGLSDPSQGWGIKGDTYGALDLLGLYGGPTWFRLGDKDMATHIRRTQRLSEGTRLTVVTAELCAALDIKSRVLPMTDSPVATRVQTPEGELEFQDYFVARGTRPKVTGVRFQGADEARATPEVLEAIGAARTIVYCPSNPMVSLGPILAIKDISEKLQNLPGIPRVGVSPIIGGAALRGPAADMLNSLGHEVSALGVAEIMREYLDGYIFDDKDTHLMPSFEERGIAAMTAQSVMTDTSSKTTLARVVLDFADKFRDPPPTN from the coding sequence ATGAGCGCTGAGGGTCCCGTTGTCGCGCTCGCTGGAGGGGTGGGCGGAGCGAAACTCGCCGTTGGACTCGCTAAGGCACTTCCATCGGGCGCCCTGACAGTCATCGTCAACACGGCCGACGATCTGACTCTCCACGGGCTTCATATCTCCCCCGACCTCGATACGGTGATGTACAACCTCGCGGGGTTATCCGACCCCTCGCAGGGTTGGGGAATCAAGGGTGATACCTACGGGGCGCTAGATTTGCTTGGCCTCTACGGCGGCCCTACCTGGTTTAGGCTGGGCGATAAGGACATGGCCACGCACATAAGGCGAACCCAACGACTCTCCGAGGGAACCCGTCTTACGGTGGTGACAGCCGAGCTATGTGCCGCTCTGGACATAAAATCTCGTGTGCTTCCGATGACTGATTCTCCAGTTGCCACACGCGTCCAAACCCCCGAGGGAGAACTTGAATTTCAAGATTATTTCGTCGCCCGCGGAACACGACCAAAAGTCACAGGCGTCCGTTTCCAGGGAGCGGACGAGGCAAGAGCAACACCCGAAGTACTTGAAGCCATTGGCGCGGCGAGAACCATCGTATATTGCCCCTCGAACCCAATGGTCAGCCTGGGTCCGATTCTGGCGATAAAAGATATCAGCGAAAAATTACAGAATCTACCAGGAATCCCCAGAGTGGGGGTCAGCCCTATCATTGGTGGTGCGGCTCTGAGGGGCCCGGCCGCCGATATGCTCAATAGTCTGGGACATGAGGTATCGGCGCTTGGTGTGGCAGAAATCATGCGAGAATACTTGGATGGATATATTTTTGACGACAAAGACACCCATCTAATGCCGTCCTTCGAGGAGAGGGGCATTGCCGCGATGACCGCGCAGAGCGTGATGACCGACACTTCATCTAAGACTACCCTGGCCCGAGTTGTTTTGGATTTCGCCGACAAATTTCGCGACCCTCCCCCAACCAACTGA
- a CDS encoding nitroreductase family protein — MNEILSKTSIESISLGDALRGRRSIRHFTDEPVDPEIIKRAITAATLAPSPHGTAPWRFCVLSSESSRKKLAEEMGRNFLSDMEKEGVPIEERMRRHKGSIQLLSGAPALILTALSFDALDTYDDSEKQERENMMAEHSLGAALQSLMLALTAEGMASVWRCAPLFCPETARDALALPADWVPRALILVGHPAAPPPPKKTSSPEIITR, encoded by the coding sequence ATGAACGAAATCCTTTCCAAAACCTCAATCGAATCCATCTCGCTGGGAGATGCCCTGAGAGGGCGCCGTTCCATCAGGCATTTCACCGACGAACCCGTCGATCCGGAAATTATAAAGCGCGCCATCACGGCGGCGACACTCGCCCCCAGCCCGCACGGAACCGCGCCATGGCGATTTTGTGTACTATCCTCAGAATCATCGAGGAAAAAACTCGCAGAAGAGATGGGACGAAATTTCCTCAGCGACATGGAAAAAGAAGGCGTGCCCATTGAAGAGCGTATGCGCAGGCATAAAGGAAGCATCCAACTTCTTAGCGGAGCGCCCGCCCTTATACTCACGGCGCTTTCCTTCGATGCACTCGACACCTATGACGATTCCGAAAAACAAGAGAGAGAGAACATGATGGCCGAGCATAGCCTCGGCGCGGCCCTGCAGAGCCTGATGCTTGCTCTCACGGCGGAGGGCATGGCTTCGGTTTGGCGGTGCGCCCCACTGTTTTGCCCCGAGACCGCCCGTGATGCGCTAGCGCTTCCTGCCGATTGGGTACCACGCGCACTAATTCTCGTGGGCCACCCCGCCGCGCCGCCACCTCCGAAAAAAACATCCAGCCCCGAGATCATCACCCGATGA
- a CDS encoding 4Fe-4S binding protein: protein MSDSLYHPLFKDMMNDVVDAGSCCQCGSCVLVCPHNIIEYIDGYPKQTAKASAAFDYCGISEGVGCDVCASACPRLWPREIHLRDTVFQDDRPYEGIFGVYRRVFVARTNRDEIMARAQDGGIVTALLSWALREGRIDGAIVSAVGEDDPPCFPSPKLATTEEGILNSAGSWYTYCPNDLALEEAKEKDLKKVAFIGVPCQITPLRKMELIDPSFLLSHKKRPQHIEKQRSFLRGFQERVAFSVGLFCTEVFTPELMTEKIEKEMGIPLRDVTKFNVKGEVLIYKKDGDVATLPLAEAMENYQRPECRHCGDFSAELADIACGGVGTRGWTIIVLRTKKGEDIWREFEKDALVETAPIQENKRAWNILQILARRQRNRIPELGSRSGTTSGLAQYNPGEEADHTSSVMADSGKATEELDACIAAAYQDEEQPGEVSGFMAGNPIPGDPGDPTPNEKRKLPPPPTPNQGGASPGWSIGDNSK, encoded by the coding sequence TTGAGCGATTCTCTTTATCATCCGTTGTTCAAGGACATGATGAACGATGTGGTGGATGCGGGAAGCTGCTGCCAGTGCGGAAGCTGCGTTTTAGTTTGCCCCCACAATATCATTGAATACATCGACGGATATCCGAAACAAACGGCTAAGGCGAGTGCTGCTTTCGACTACTGCGGTATCAGTGAGGGTGTGGGTTGCGATGTATGCGCTTCGGCCTGCCCGCGCCTCTGGCCTCGGGAAATTCACCTTCGGGACACCGTATTCCAGGACGACCGGCCTTATGAGGGCATCTTCGGCGTCTATCGGAGAGTTTTCGTAGCCCGCACCAATCGGGATGAAATCATGGCTCGTGCCCAGGACGGTGGGATTGTCACCGCGTTGCTGTCCTGGGCGCTCAGAGAAGGTCGTATCGATGGCGCCATAGTATCGGCGGTCGGAGAGGATGACCCTCCCTGTTTTCCAAGCCCGAAGCTTGCCACCACAGAGGAAGGCATCCTGAATAGCGCAGGAAGCTGGTACACCTACTGCCCAAACGACCTCGCGCTGGAGGAAGCCAAGGAAAAAGATCTGAAAAAAGTTGCTTTCATCGGAGTTCCTTGCCAGATCACGCCTCTTCGAAAGATGGAATTGATCGATCCCTCGTTTCTTCTGAGCCATAAAAAACGCCCACAGCATATTGAAAAACAGCGGAGCTTCCTTCGCGGATTTCAAGAAAGGGTGGCTTTTAGTGTCGGGCTGTTTTGCACCGAAGTATTCACCCCCGAACTGATGACAGAAAAAATTGAAAAGGAAATGGGCATCCCGCTTAGAGACGTCACCAAATTCAACGTAAAGGGCGAAGTACTCATCTATAAAAAAGACGGGGATGTAGCGACACTTCCTCTTGCGGAGGCAATGGAGAACTACCAGCGGCCCGAGTGCCGACACTGCGGCGATTTTTCAGCCGAGTTGGCTGATATCGCCTGCGGTGGAGTGGGAACGCGCGGCTGGACAATCATTGTCCTGCGCACGAAAAAAGGAGAGGACATATGGCGCGAATTTGAAAAAGACGCCCTTGTGGAAACGGCTCCCATACAGGAAAACAAAAGGGCCTGGAACATCCTCCAGATACTGGCACGTCGGCAACGCAACCGGATTCCAGAGCTCGGCTCAAGAAGCGGAACCACTTCCGGGCTAGCTCAATACAATCCCGGAGAGGAGGCCGATCATACATCATCTGTCATGGCCGATAGCGGCAAAGCCACCGAGGAGCTAGATGCGTGCATAGCCGCCGCATACCAGGATGAAGAACAGCCAGGAGAGGTCTCGGGTTTCATGGCTGGAAATCCCATTCCTGGTGACCCTGGCGACCCAACACCCAACGAGAAGCGAAAACTCCCGCCGCCGCCGACACCAAATCAAGGGGGAGCGTCACCAGGATGGTCGATAGGCGACAACTCTAAATGA
- the cofH gene encoding 5-amino-6-(D-ribitylamino)uracil--L-tyrosine 4-hydroxyphenyl transferase CofH gives MISPTSLEILDAFEAGEALSISSASALIEETSSGTNERINHLADVERKAAVGDEVTYIVNANVNFTNVCYTDCKYCGFYRRPNDPDAYTHDDDVLREKFARARDFGVTEICMQGGLNPAISLDRYEEVLRLAQEEIPGVHMHAYSPAEIDHIQRKTRLPLEVILKRLKEAGLGSIPGTAAEILVERVKSMISPRRIPVERWCEIIRAAHSVGIPTTSTIMYGHIESAADVAEHMGILRSIQAETDDEEKGRFTEFVPLPFIPYDNTMGPEFGINKVADLDYIFRIHAVARLFLKDSIKNIQVAWPKIGIGAAKQALSLGVNDMGGTLLEENITRESGGEYGQALTVGQFREAIATAGRTPVQRSTTYERIPEDDPRYRPPRPGDDEMLGEKSTGGEKLISL, from the coding sequence ATGATCTCGCCTACGAGTTTAGAAATTCTTGACGCCTTCGAAGCCGGGGAGGCGCTTTCGATTTCGAGCGCCAGTGCCCTAATCGAGGAAACCTCCTCCGGCACCAACGAGCGGATCAATCATCTCGCAGATGTCGAAAGAAAGGCCGCTGTTGGTGATGAAGTAACTTACATTGTCAACGCTAACGTCAACTTCACGAACGTTTGTTATACCGACTGCAAATACTGCGGTTTCTATCGTCGACCAAATGACCCGGACGCCTACACACACGACGACGATGTGCTGCGAGAAAAATTTGCGCGCGCACGCGATTTCGGGGTGACCGAAATTTGTATGCAGGGTGGCCTGAATCCAGCCATCTCTCTCGACCGCTACGAAGAGGTATTGCGCTTGGCGCAAGAGGAAATCCCCGGTGTTCATATGCACGCCTACTCGCCTGCCGAAATCGATCACATCCAGAGAAAGACCCGTCTTCCCCTAGAAGTGATTTTAAAAAGGCTAAAGGAGGCGGGCCTGGGCTCGATACCCGGTACCGCCGCAGAAATCCTCGTCGAGCGCGTAAAAAGCATGATCAGCCCGAGACGTATTCCTGTTGAGCGCTGGTGCGAAATAATTCGGGCAGCCCATTCGGTTGGCATCCCGACTACATCCACCATCATGTACGGGCATATCGAATCTGCCGCCGATGTGGCCGAACACATGGGAATCCTTCGCAGCATACAGGCAGAGACAGACGACGAAGAGAAGGGCCGCTTCACTGAATTCGTGCCTCTGCCCTTCATACCCTACGACAATACAATGGGCCCCGAGTTTGGCATCAACAAAGTTGCTGACCTTGACTACATTTTCCGTATTCATGCTGTCGCGCGGCTTTTCCTCAAAGATTCCATCAAAAACATCCAGGTAGCCTGGCCCAAAATCGGAATCGGCGCGGCCAAACAAGCTCTCTCGCTGGGCGTTAATGACATGGGCGGCACATTGCTCGAAGAGAACATCACGCGAGAATCTGGTGGGGAGTACGGACAGGCCCTGACTGTCGGCCAATTCCGAGAAGCCATCGCCACTGCAGGACGGACACCCGTTCAACGCTCGACGACCTATGAGAGAATTCCCGAGGACGATCCGCGCTACCGCCCCCCTCGCCCAGGAGACGACGAAATGCTTGGGGAAAAGTCCACGGGCGGCGAAAAACTCATCTCCCTGTAA
- the cofG gene encoding 7,8-didemethyl-8-hydroxy-5-deazariboflavin synthase subunit CofG produces MTQRVITYSANFTLATTLWCVNRCGYCSFRSDAPIMMPLDECERVGRAAIEEGAVEALIMTGEGIDRHRGLRDQLAGWGFDSYAAYTAEICRRYLNMGLLPHTNIGTLEEWELELLKPYNVSMGMMVETVSSEATRIAHRAAPTKMPELRLASLEAAGRLGIAFTTGILVGIGERPEERIQALESIAEIHSRHGHVQEIILQPLNPQAETPMASWMRPTDEEIATLISEVHRLMPGVHVQIPPNLVDDLSALLEAGADDIGGIAPEPDYINPDRPWPKLAALSDQLAKKGMSLRPRMPIYDEFIEAGWCPEPAIEALDNQLTRRAETIAAALEMS; encoded by the coding sequence TTGACCCAGAGAGTCATCACGTATTCTGCTAATTTCACGCTGGCGACCACACTGTGGTGCGTGAATCGCTGCGGCTACTGTAGTTTCAGAAGCGATGCACCAATCATGATGCCGCTAGATGAGTGCGAGCGCGTCGGACGGGCGGCAATTGAGGAAGGGGCTGTTGAGGCGCTGATAATGACTGGCGAGGGTATCGACCGCCACCGTGGGCTTCGCGACCAGCTCGCGGGCTGGGGATTTGACTCCTACGCCGCCTATACCGCCGAAATATGTCGGCGGTATCTAAACATGGGTCTACTTCCTCACACCAATATTGGCACCCTTGAGGAATGGGAGCTTGAATTACTCAAACCCTACAACGTGAGCATGGGCATGATGGTCGAAACCGTGAGTTCCGAGGCAACTCGCATCGCCCATCGCGCCGCCCCGACTAAAATGCCTGAACTACGCCTTGCCAGCCTTGAGGCTGCCGGGCGCCTCGGCATTGCCTTCACCACAGGCATTCTTGTTGGTATCGGAGAACGCCCTGAGGAGCGCATTCAGGCCCTTGAGTCCATTGCCGAAATCCATTCGCGCCACGGCCATGTACAGGAAATTATCCTCCAGCCGCTCAACCCTCAAGCAGAAACTCCGATGGCCAGTTGGATGAGACCGACAGACGAGGAAATCGCCACTTTAATTTCCGAGGTGCACAGACTCATGCCAGGCGTTCATGTGCAGATTCCCCCGAACCTGGTGGACGATCTTTCTGCGCTCCTTGAAGCCGGTGCGGATGACATCGGCGGAATCGCCCCTGAGCCCGACTACATTAACCCCGACCGCCCATGGCCAAAGCTCGCCGCCCTAAGCGATCAATTGGCCAAAAAAGGCATGTCGCTACGACCACGCATGCCGATCTATGATGAATTTATTGAAGCTGGCTGGTGCCCCGAACCTGCAATTGAGGCACTAGACAACCAACTTACTCGGCGGGCTGAAACCATAGCCGCTGCCTTGGAGATGTCATGA
- a CDS encoding CoA transferase has translation MTSPLEGLRVLDLSRVLAGPFCTMMLGDMGAEIIKVEHPEGGDDTRGWPPFYDGGESTYFQSVNRNKKSLTLDLKAEEGKEIVRQLIEKSDILIQNFRPGTIERLGFGWDTCSAINPRLIYASVSGYGQTGPNRERPAYDILLQAEGGLMSITGEQEGGSVKTGIAIADLTTALFSIQGILLAIIAREKTGRGQYIDMAIQDGQAALMSHAAGNFFGTGVPPGKMGNRHPSICPYRDFQCSDGTLIVAAANDSLWDRFARAIGRADLADDPKWKINDDRVKGRDELEAILDETMKSKTRAQWAEAISKGGVPCGPVKNVGEVASDPQVLHREMVIEMEHATTGTLKMMGIPVKLSDTPGEAKLPPPLLGEHTDEILGGLLGHSDSKITELRDKNVI, from the coding sequence ATGACCTCTCCACTCGAAGGACTTAGAGTTCTCGACCTCTCCCGCGTTCTCGCAGGCCCATTTTGCACCATGATGCTTGGTGACATGGGTGCCGAAATCATCAAGGTTGAACACCCCGAGGGCGGAGACGACACGCGGGGCTGGCCACCTTTCTATGACGGTGGCGAGAGCACCTATTTCCAGTCCGTCAATCGTAATAAGAAAAGTCTCACTCTCGACCTCAAAGCCGAGGAGGGAAAAGAGATCGTCCGCCAACTGATCGAAAAATCCGATATTCTCATTCAAAATTTTCGCCCCGGCACAATCGAGCGCCTGGGATTCGGTTGGGATACATGTAGCGCCATCAATCCGAGGCTCATCTATGCCTCCGTTTCGGGTTACGGACAGACGGGCCCTAACCGGGAACGCCCTGCATATGACATCCTTCTTCAAGCCGAGGGTGGCCTGATGAGCATCACCGGTGAGCAGGAAGGCGGCTCGGTCAAAACCGGAATCGCCATCGCCGATCTCACCACCGCCCTGTTTTCCATCCAAGGGATACTCCTTGCCATCATCGCCCGCGAAAAAACGGGTCGCGGCCAGTACATCGACATGGCGATTCAAGACGGCCAAGCAGCGCTAATGAGCCACGCTGCCGGCAATTTTTTTGGGACAGGCGTGCCCCCAGGTAAAATGGGAAACCGCCACCCGAGCATCTGCCCCTACCGGGACTTTCAATGCTCAGACGGCACCCTCATCGTAGCCGCCGCAAACGATAGCCTCTGGGATCGTTTTGCGCGGGCAATCGGTCGGGCCGATCTTGCCGATGACCCAAAATGGAAAATAAATGACGATCGAGTGAAGGGACGCGATGAGCTTGAGGCTATCCTTGATGAAACCATGAAAAGTAAAACCCGAGCCCAATGGGCTGAAGCCATCTCAAAAGGTGGTGTTCCTTGCGGACCGGTAAAAAATGTTGGAGAGGTCGCCTCGGACCCGCAGGTGCTACACCGCGAGATGGTCATCGAAATGGAGCACGCCACAACAGGGACCCTCAAGATGATGGGAATTCCCGTTAAACTTTCGGATACCCCGGGAGAGGCAAAACTCCCTCCCCCCCTCCTTGGCGAGCACACCGACGAAATTCTGGGGGGCCTTCTCGGCCATTCCGACTCAAAAATAACGGAACTCCGGGATAAAAATGTGATTTAA
- the aroE gene encoding shikimate dehydrogenase, translating into MALEKTLAIFGYPLGHTMSPTMHNAAAEALGLPYHFLAFEVRPENIEAAFRGSLAMGFGGLCITIPHKLAIHDLVDELSEDARIMGAVNVVTFGTDGKTMGHNTDGIGWLRSLEEETGETPKDKRCMIIGAGGAARAVAIKLAQSGAAHIEIRNRTVEKAGALAQFIEKKIPGARTSSGGLDDISSAAADYEIIVNTTSQGMKGDPAQEAATPLDTKSIPEGAICTDAVYNPVDTTFLKGAKSRGARTVSGVGWFVNQGAAAWELWTGTKMPTDLIRNKVLEALGAV; encoded by the coding sequence TTGGCCCTGGAAAAAACGCTCGCGATCTTCGGCTACCCACTTGGCCATACCATGTCACCGACCATGCACAACGCCGCCGCCGAAGCACTAGGACTCCCTTACCATTTCCTCGCCTTTGAGGTGCGGCCTGAAAATATCGAGGCGGCTTTCCGAGGCTCACTGGCAATGGGATTCGGCGGCCTCTGCATCACAATTCCCCACAAACTCGCCATACACGATCTCGTTGACGAGCTCAGCGAGGATGCCCGGATAATGGGCGCGGTCAATGTTGTCACATTCGGCACCGACGGAAAAACGATGGGCCACAATACCGACGGCATAGGATGGCTTCGCTCGCTTGAGGAGGAGACTGGAGAAACACCCAAGGACAAGCGCTGCATGATCATCGGAGCTGGTGGGGCGGCAAGAGCTGTAGCGATAAAACTTGCACAAAGCGGTGCCGCACACATCGAAATACGAAATCGAACAGTGGAGAAAGCTGGTGCTCTTGCGCAATTTATCGAGAAAAAAATTCCGGGCGCCAGGACATCTAGCGGCGGTCTCGATGACATCTCCTCTGCAGCGGCGGATTACGAAATCATCGTCAACACAACGAGCCAAGGGATGAAGGGCGACCCGGCCCAGGAGGCGGCCACCCCGCTTGACACAAAATCTATTCCTGAAGGGGCAATCTGCACGGATGCCGTCTACAATCCCGTGGACACGACTTTTTTAAAAGGGGCAAAAAGCCGAGGGGCACGAACGGTGAGCGGGGTCGGATGGTTCGTCAATCAGGGCGCCGCCGCGTGGGAGCTCTGGACCGGCACCAAAATGCCCACGGATCTAATTCGAAACAAAGTGCTTGAGGCGCTTGGCGCCGTCTAA
- a CDS encoding alcohol dehydrogenase catalytic domain-containing protein: protein MATVQAATMIQPGEIALREYPKPEVADDALLLKVSAVGVCGSDKHMFAGKMNLDWPVIPGHEFSGIVESIGPRANDSMKVVGGPLKEGDAVTVVPGTQACGKCWYCIHVPHRPQLCPNRSVFGFRSSAESPHLFGAFSEYVYVPGDAFVLKLPNGLSLERAAMTEPLAVAQRAVSRALSPGVPYAGEGFGAGSRCAVMGVGPIGLFVVASLRNMGAGEIIALDLSDARLEFSRKLGATRTVNLSKLSREERKEQVLSWTDGVGPDVVLEAAGVPAAFEEGLDLVRRGGKLVEVGHYGDPGGVEIRPHQICNKDVDIFGSWAYPQVQFETVLDMLSRTTLPIDDIVTHRMPLSQVQAGIEITGTGDCLKVILTPDK, encoded by the coding sequence ATGGCTACCGTCCAGGCCGCTACCATGATCCAGCCGGGAGAGATCGCCCTTCGTGAATACCCGAAGCCCGAGGTGGCCGATGATGCCCTTTTGCTGAAAGTTTCGGCGGTCGGTGTCTGTGGCTCGGACAAACACATGTTTGCCGGAAAGATGAACCTGGACTGGCCCGTAATTCCGGGGCACGAATTCAGCGGTATTGTCGAGTCCATTGGCCCTCGGGCGAATGATTCGATGAAGGTTGTGGGAGGTCCTCTTAAAGAAGGCGATGCCGTGACGGTTGTTCCGGGAACCCAGGCCTGTGGTAAGTGCTGGTATTGTATCCACGTTCCTCATCGCCCGCAGCTTTGCCCGAATCGCAGCGTATTCGGGTTTCGGTCCTCTGCGGAGTCGCCCCATCTGTTCGGGGCATTTTCTGAATATGTCTATGTTCCGGGTGATGCGTTTGTTCTCAAACTCCCGAATGGACTCTCTCTTGAGCGTGCTGCGATGACCGAGCCGCTTGCGGTGGCCCAGCGAGCGGTTAGCCGAGCCCTTTCCCCCGGTGTTCCATATGCAGGCGAGGGATTCGGCGCGGGCTCTCGTTGTGCGGTGATGGGTGTGGGGCCAATTGGTTTGTTTGTCGTCGCCTCGCTCAGAAACATGGGGGCGGGGGAGATCATTGCCCTTGATTTATCAGATGCACGCCTTGAGTTTTCTAGAAAATTGGGTGCTACCCGTACGGTGAATCTCTCGAAACTCTCCCGAGAGGAGCGAAAGGAGCAGGTTCTCTCCTGGACAGATGGAGTGGGTCCCGATGTGGTGCTCGAGGCTGCGGGCGTCCCAGCGGCTTTTGAGGAGGGTCTTGATCTGGTTCGCCGGGGTGGGAAACTCGTCGAGGTCGGACACTATGGCGATCCGGGCGGAGTCGAAATTCGGCCTCATCAGATTTGTAATAAAGATGTAGACATCTTTGGCTCCTGGGCCTATCCCCAGGTCCAGTTCGAGACGGTGCTCGATATGCTGTCGAGAACCACACTCCCCATCGATGACATTGTTACGCACCGGATGCCGCTTTCTCAGGTACAGGCGGGCATCGAAATCACCGGTACGGGAGATTGCCTCAAAGTCATACTTACCCCCGACAAATAA
- a CDS encoding universal stress protein, translating into MKRFEPKKILAPVDFSQFSIEALKTALEISEIRGARVTALHVSEEPSFPDTYGQESVVHANWQALREEKYQESEKELEALVAVAEADQQVERQTLMGDSSNEIVRMAKEGDYDLIVMSTHGRTGLSRLLMGSVAERVIRHAPCPVFVIRGNS; encoded by the coding sequence ATGAAACGTTTCGAACCAAAAAAAATTCTTGCCCCAGTCGATTTCTCCCAATTCAGTATCGAGGCTCTTAAGACGGCTCTGGAAATTTCCGAAATTCGGGGTGCAAGGGTTACGGCGCTACACGTATCCGAGGAGCCTTCCTTTCCAGACACGTATGGCCAGGAGTCCGTTGTCCATGCGAACTGGCAGGCTTTAAGAGAAGAGAAATACCAAGAGTCCGAAAAAGAGTTGGAGGCGCTTGTGGCCGTAGCTGAGGCGGATCAACAGGTGGAGCGACAAACCCTCATGGGCGATTCGAGCAATGAAATTGTGCGTATGGCGAAAGAGGGTGACTACGATCTGATTGTGATGTCCACCCACGGACGAACAGGTTTGAGCCGCCTTCTCATGGGCAGTGTAGCTGAGCGTGTAATTCGTCACGCGCCATGTCCGGTTTTTGTCATTAGAGGGAACTCTTAG